The Spinacia oleracea cultivar Varoflay chromosome 2, BTI_SOV_V1, whole genome shotgun sequence DNA segment ccaaactttgccattcataccaataaacatcattcctcaaatatgcataatcattcaaaaaccaacaagcatcataactctaagcttcaccataacttctaagggtgaaaacaaaacaaaggctattaggcttgtattgtgctcataagaaatgaaggggcaaggctcaaatggctagcaagggggcaaatgcaaacaaaaacatatgagaaaaatagaaaataaagtcctaaactaaaaagaaaaatagtcaccgaaagaaatgcctctatcgtcccctaaagtagttcggtcgcggtctcgggaaggaaatagtcaaattcgggaagtaggaaagtcaatgccaaggatccatgccactcaaaaatatatgaatatgtttttgggctaatttgaacatgaacctcacaagggagcaaataccactctctccggtttcaaatcactagagagatcgacaccatcttaccacaagccaagggttcaagacgcatgctacccaaagttctaaccaacttccttaacaccaaatcctaaattcgacccaagacattaaaaaccgtgtaaacatctaccaattgggaataaaagcattctaacctacaagttccaattttatttgcccaaatcaagaataatgcctaaaatgctagaaaaacttgccttgacaaagatagaaaaggaaaaagaaagaaaagaaatgaaaaagaaaataaggaaaaagaaaagaaatgaaaaagaaaatgaaaataaagaaaatattcacaaaatcaatgaaactaaacaagaaatatgcacaaaatccaaaatattcacaaaatcaagcaatccatcacacggagatcaaagtagcaaacaatagaatctccccccaagctcgaattaggccgtgtcctcaaggcctaaaacaaaaCTAGGAGGGGGGAGTGACACCGGGTTGGGATGGACCCGTCTAATACGGGTAGGTGggtgtacgctcctcattccaactagggatgggcccttgttggggagggtgGTAAGGGTAGTTGACATAGGGGGCAAAGTCCCCTTTGTCAACATGAAAGtcgtacacccgcctaccgtagtaggacgagtcaaaatcgGGAAATGAATTCCCCGTGCGGTTCCCTTGAGAAGAAAGAGAAGCCAAGACACGTGCTTGATCCTCTTGCCCTTGCAAGAGAGTCGCAAGGGTGGATTGCAAACCCGTCATGTCAAAAGGAGAGTAGAGAGGTATGTTACCCATATTCGGAGGAGGAGGACTAAGAGACCGAGAGGGAGCTTGAGTAGGCTCGGTAGTGGTACCGGTAGGCTCGGAAGTGGCGGCGGCGGCGACAGCGACCTTGACAAATTTTTGATATGGGTGCGGAAGAAAGCACCAATCGTTCTTCCGCACAAGCCAAATCCATTGCGCCTCATTGGTGGTGTAGTGGAGCCAAGTAGCATTGAACATCGCCCGGATGTTTAAGAACTCACCACCGGGCACAGGAGGTGAAGCCGCCATCTCCTTGGCATGAAGGTTGTTTGGTAGAAGCCGAACAAGAAGAGTAAGCATGCCGCCAAGGAGGATGTCGGATTTATTCAAGTGGCTATCCCTAACCTCGAGGATCCGGGAAATGAGCAATTGCCCGAAATCAAGTACCCCTTGCTCCTCTTGTGTGGCCAACCATAAGCCACCAAGTTCCGTGCCTGACAAGGCACCGGTAGCACCCTTAGAGAAAAGGGCATAGATGAGGAACCGGCTCATGATGCGGATGGCCGGATGATGGAATGCGGAAGACTTGGCCGAGGCGGAGAAGAAATCCCCGTCGTCTCCGGTGAGCTCTCTCCACCAACGATTTTCATCATAGGTGTTAGCACATTCGGCCCTTGGGTTCGTGATGAAACCATGGTCCGAGTCGATGGAGAAGAGGGCATTGATTTGATTGTGGTTCAACTTGTATTGGCGACCGAAGACTTGGAAGCTCAATTCCACCACACTATCACCATCCTCATCTTCTACAAGGTTCTTCCGAGCCGAGGAGAGGAACTCCAATGTCAACCTTTTATAGGTTGGGGCACTCATCTTTGCGAACTCTTCCCACCCTAGGCCCTTGATCAACTTGTCAACCTCGGCCTCAACCCCCAAATTACGAACACTATCCCGATGGAAGAACTTGGTGGGCTTAATTGTCCTCTTGGAAAGGAGCTCGAAGAAGTCTCAAGACCTTTGCTCGGCAAACTCAATTCCGAAAGTTTCCATGTTCGGCGGGGTTGGTGCCGTAGTTGCCTTCCTCTTTGATGAAGAGGTGGTCGCGGTTGCGGTGGGGTTCTTCTTGGAGCGTTTTGGTGCCATTGAGATGAGTGGATTCTAAGCAAAAATATACAAAACAAGAAGAAACAAACAAAGACACACAAAGAAGGATAAACTAAGTTAGTTCACAATCTAGGACAAACGAACTACTACAAGAGCTAAGATTAAACTAtcttcatcaattcatcatcaagCTATAAACATTACACCAACTCCTCAACAAGCTTGAACTAACCACATTACTCTACAAAAATAACCACAATCAATCAAACAACACTTCCACAAACAAGTATAGTCAAAGGAGCTCAAAATCTCACAAAATCATCTCAAAAAGTCTAGAGCTTAAATGGAACAAGGAATTAAACATGCATAGCTCATCTAGACAATTAAAGATTAACCACAATACAAACATGCATCAACAAACACCCAAGAATCaattatttcagaaaaataaaaaacaatgtGAACATGGTGAAAATGGAACGAAGTACAAGAGTTAAGGGAAAGAAATCATCACCACAAGCAAAGGAAGTGGTGTAGGATCTATTCCAAGTATCCTCAAGAGCTCCAATTCACCACACacacaattatgaacaatttcacaaaaatcctagaaattggggattttacaaaaatctgaaaatttggggattttggggGTTGGGATGAATGAGATTGAGTGTATTTGATGAATGGGAAGTGAAATTTGTGAAGGGAagtgaatgaatttgatgagGAGTAGTGGTAGCAAGTGAGAGAAGAGGGAGCAATGGAGAGGAGAGTCGAGCAAATGAAGGGAAATAAGGGGAGGAGCTCGCGATTTTTGAAATTAAAGACTTCAGAAACAGCTCCGCCAGGCTGTGCGATCGAATAGATTAAGCCGTTCAGAAAGagtcgttcggtcgcacagaccttgTGCTATCGAATATCTGAAACTGTGCGATCGCATACCAAAAACTGGCCATTCTGTCTCAAAAACCTGGTTTGTGTGATCGAACGACAGAgcatgttcggtcgcacaaaacaaGATTTTGcaaatgttttacaagcttcccctttaaatcgaaaattaaactaattaatggaaatTAATGCACAAAATCTAACAAAAACTGAAACTAGgagttagacaaccgggttgcctcccgggtagcgctcgtttaacgtcattagcttgatgAATCCCCCCAAAGCTCATGGGGGGACAAGAGAGGAAAAGaatacacgggttgcctcccggtagcgctcgtttaacgtcattagcttgacggaccCCCCCAAAAGTCAAGGGGGGGTCAAACACAACAAACCTCGTGTCACCACTAGTCAACAAACCTTTCTTGGCCTCCTTGGGCACAAACCACTTACCCAAATCACCACTTAATGAGTGGGGACTAAACCAAATCCTTTTAGGCataggattgccttgcttggactTCTTGCTCATACACTTCTTACCATTAGATGCCGGAGTGAGTGACTTTTCATCATCAAGATCCATCCCGAATGTGTCGGGAATGGTAATGACGTCATCATAGGGATCTCCTTGCACAAAGGAACTCTCGTGCACATCCTTCTTCACCTTCCTATCAATCTCAAAATCACACTCAAGAACACAAGGATTGTTAGAAGCAATTGCACAAGAATGATTGTGCTCAACACAAGCAAGAGTGTCAACTTTCATGCAACTTTTCATTTTAGAGCAACAATGTTCATCAATTGCAAGCTTGAAACTAGCCTTGGCGTCTCCCGCTTTCAAGGTGATTAGTCATTCTTGCACATCGATAAGAGCACCCgcggtggccaaaaatggcctccCCAAGATAATGGGGGTATAGGCAACCTCATCAATGTCCAAGACGACGAAATCCACAAGGAAAGTAAGCTTGCCAACAACTAGGGGAACATCCTCAACCTTGCCAATAGGATACTTGACCGAACGGTCGGCAagttgcaaggtgatgttgGTTGGGACAAGATCTCCAACGTCAAGCTTGGCAAACACCGAATAAGGTAGTATACTAACGCTAGCACCCAAATCACACAAGAcattgcttatttcaagctccttaatagcacaagggatagaaaaacttcCCAGGTCTTTGAGTTTGGGTGGCGTTTTGTTAAGAATGATAGCACTACAATTTTCGGTGAGGCTCATTGTCTCCTTTACGTCGCAATTCCGCTTCCCATTCAAGATTTCCTTAAGGAATCTTGAGTATGTAGGCATTTGTTTCAACGCGTCCATAAAGGGGAGAGTGATATGCAATTTTCGAAGAACCTCAAGACATTTTGAGAATTGCACATCTAACTTGTGCCTTTTAACTCTTTGGGGATAGGGGGAGGAGGGGGGAGAGGTAGGAGAGTTGCCTCCTTTGGTATAGGAGTTTCACCTTCATCATTGAAGGGAGGCTCCTTTTCTACCACATCATTGTCACTAGACTCAATGACTCCCTCTTGATCCTTTCCATTGGGCTTAGAAACTTTACTAGCTCTAGGAACATCatctaaaatgctcccacttctTGTCACTATGACATTCATTTGCCTTGGAGCATGactttggggtgggagactagcaTGCGCATGATGTTCCCTAAAGGTATTTGCAAGTTGAGctagttgggtctcaatcatctttaagtgagtgttggattgcttgaatccatcctcaaactcgacattcttcttggcttgcgcccccacaaacgactccatgagagcctcaagattagacttaagaggcgggagtggtggaggtgcaatgccataaccactaaggtttgcttgatattggtttccaaaggtcctcggtccattgaatacgggaggtggcaattgagatgcaccataaggacctcccgacttcaaaggataacccccacttgaggcacccctaaatttcccataagagtagttataaccccctccaccttgatggttgggattataactcccttagttgtattggccttgatttCCAAAACCTTGATATTGACCAtagggcgcttggctttgatagccttgtgctctatagccacctcgattttggctatcatacccacttccttggccatagccttggtggggaccatacatggagggccctctaggttgcctagcaaaattaggattgttagggttatcattcctagacctctcatttacggcattagcatactctatatcaaactctccttcatacgaagggccataatccacaaatgacaagttatgaactaaGGGGCATGCATCGGGGGAATGACTATAGTCTTGGCAATTCTCGCAAAAGAAGgtgcccggaggcattgagccataagaactaaccttgcccttccccttaGAGAGAAGAGTGGCCGAGGGAGGAGGGGATTGTAGACGGTGATGGCGATTGGCTTGGTGTGTTTTCGAGCTTCTCCAAGCGTGAGGtaagcttctctatcatccgtgcttgctctatggcgtacaccgaacccttaccatcttcactcctacctttcccatcataattccttgtgcctacatgccaagattggtagttttgaactacatcctcaatgatttcctctatttgatcctcagttttattcataatggggcctcccgcgcccgcatcaagacttgtcttcgaacttggactcaaccccaagtagaatgtttggagcaacaaccatttaggaatctcatggtgagggcattccctttggtactccttaaAACGATCCCAAGCTTCAAAGAGTGACTCATCTCGCTTTTTCTCaaaggattgaatcttgtggcgACGCTCCGTCGTCTTcccacactagtagaaaaaacccctgttgcagcccccttgttgcagcgtacatgtattaataccctgcaacaaccagtcggtcaacgcgggtcaaaccctgtAAAGGGTTGTCACAACGTAAATTTTTATtgttcgctgcgaaattgtttattgcagcgtacaaaattaaAGCCCGCAGCAATATCCAGACACTGTTGTAGCATACTTGCTATTGTACCCTGCAACAGGTCCGCGTTTCAAAATATGTTGCTGCAATAATATGACTCCGT contains these protein-coding regions:
- the LOC130467590 gene encoding uncharacterized protein → MPTYSRFLKEILNGKRNCDVKETMSLTENCSAIILNKTPPKLKDLGSFSIPCAIKELEISNVLCDLGASVSILPYSVFAKLDVGDLVPTNITLQLADRSVKYPIGKVEDVPLVVGKLTFLVDFVVLDIDEVAYTPIILGRPFLATAGALIDVQE